The following proteins come from a genomic window of Montipora foliosa isolate CH-2021 chromosome 2, ASM3666993v2, whole genome shotgun sequence:
- the LOC137991623 gene encoding uncharacterized protein — translation MLLDIKSDLSKILTENLALRKDVEELKAAVHFNDSNMSALKTAVDQIAASVKKYEEDLAQHKSAISKLDKSFHDLELNQDSLEQYTRKCNVEIHGFPEQQDENLKDIISSIAGKLNVNIRSQDIDIVHRLYRKPSTVKPIIVRFSSYTKKQEFYQARFKLREVDLSSLFPGEASHTLYINENLTSTRKELLAKTLSLKKDKSYHRVWTMDGKIFLRLSEGTKAIKIYKEADLDKFR, via the coding sequence ATGTTACTGGACATCAAGTCAGATCTGAGCAAGATACTTACCGAAAATCTGGCCCTACGTAAAGATGTGGAAGAACTGAAGGCTGCAGTACATTTCAACGATTCGAATATGTCTGCTCTAAAGACAGCAGTCGATCAAATCGCTGCTTCAGTAAAGAAGTACGAGGAGGACTTAGCGCAGCACAAAAGCGCCATCAGTAAACTGGACAAAAGTTTTCACGACCTTGAATTGAATCAAGACTCTTTGGAGCAGTACACTAGAAAATGTAATGTTGAGATTCATGGTTTCCCTGAACAACAggatgaaaatttaaaagataTCATCAGTTCTATTGCGGGTAAATTAAATGTCAATATACGCAGCCAAGATATCGACATTGTGCATCGTCTTTACAGAAAGCCTTCGACTGTAAAGCCAATCATTGTACGTTTCTCATCGTACAccaagaaacaagaattttatcaAGCTCGCTTCAAGCTACGTGAGGTTGACCTCAGCAGTCTCTTTCCTGGTGAGGCCTCGCATACCTTGTACATTAATGAGAACCTCACATCGACAAGGAAGGAACTCCTAGCAAAGACTCTCAGTTTAAAGAAGGATAAATCCTACCATCGAGTCTGGACCATGGACGGAAAAATTTTTCTACGTTTATCTGAAGGTACTAAGGCCATCAAGATTTACAAAGAGGCCGATTTAGATAAGTTTAGATAA
- the LOC137990760 gene encoding adenosine receptor A1-like — protein sequence MTLQAPNSCGKVLPPTGLSYFTASFSVFLALITIPGNLLVCIAIIKDPFRNLKTPFHYFLLNLSATDLTVGTLVDFVSAVIHIGEGLQFDIVNIKILHILYFILSTASILTLAALAADRYVAVSTPVKYKTMVTSKRAIITSMIIWIVAFGFSFVYFKLGFIFYSFIFANTAVICTFAVLLFVHMAIVKILRERGKYWRDRRANDSTESDKLENKNKIIDAKKESKAVKALMVVLFAFLASFTPACIMIYLLNFCTSCSCLMIHWLRDLQVLFVLCNSGINPYLYAWRIPQFKRAFFKLVNIQREKVVVHTQFPEKL from the coding sequence ATGACCCTTCAGGCTCCAAACTCATGCGGGAAGGTTCTTCCGCCCACTGGATTGTCTTATTTTACTGCATCGTTTTCAGTGTTTCTTGCGCTCATAACCATTCCCGGAAACCTACTAGTATGTATCGCCATCATTAAGGACCCATTCAGGAATCTTAAAACTCCATTTCATTACTTTTTGTTGAACTTATCCGCGACAGATTTGACAGTAGGAACATTGGTGGACTTTGTATCCGCAGTAATCCACATTGGGGAAGGTCTTCAATTCGACATTGTAAACATCAAGATCCTGCACATTTTGTATTTCATCTTGAGTACGGCATCTATTTTGACACTGGCAGCACTAGCAGCCGACAGATATGTTGCCGTGTCAACGCCCgtgaaatacaaaacaatggtaACATCGAAACGTGCAATCATAACATCCATGATAATTTGGATTGTGGCATTTGGATTTTCGTTTGTCTACTTCAAACTCGGATTCATATTTTATTCCTTTATTTTCGCTAACACCGCAGTCATCTGCACGTTTGCCGTACTTTTATTTGTCCACATGGCAATTGTCAAAATATTGCGCGAACGGGGAAAATATTGGCGAGATAGGAGAGCAAACGACAGCACAGAGTCTGATAAactggaaaataaaaacaaaatcataGATGCAAAGAAAGAGAGCAAAGCGGTTAAGGCATTGATGGtcgttctttttgcttttttagcaTCCTTTACACCTGCATGCATAATGATCTACCTGTTGAATTTCTGTACTAGTTGTAGTTGTTTAATGATTCACTGGTTGCGAGATTTGCAAGTTTTGTTTGTCTTATGCAACTCTGGTATTAACCCGTATTTGTATGCGTGGAGAATTCCCCAATTCAAAAGAGCATTTTTCAAACTTGTGAACATACAGCGAGAGAAAGTGGTCGTGCATACTCAATTTCCAGAAAAGCTGTAA
- the LOC137991622 gene encoding uncharacterized protein, which yields MVNHSCCAFNCSNSTYKKKHVEKHPELENIEFFPFPPDNKSKYYVAGMTERERRMRWIAACRLDSLNVTRHTRICSAHFKGGLGPTKSNPVPTIFDFPKHLQPKIHKSRTNPDERRHRNAKPELKKEINMEQSASSKQDVRVEGMDLSSDKNNCTFEGNRNPDCQPVYVDAEVQTDLTTSDIQFMDECKARLENKTQLKREIFLLRMSPFAEKMKYWDGKKKTAREAYQEEKDRKKPGPKRQVPLFAEFILVMVRLRLGLLVGHLADIYSLSKGSVSKIFTTWINMLYHVFKDILIAWPTMQQVRRHLPKSFEKFPRTRVIIDCTEIKIQKPTGPSAQKVTWSNYKSSNTFNLLVGISPTGAFTFVSKLWSGGVSDRHITMKSGLIDKLEPNDDCTADRGFNIRDLVTNKRATLNIPPFSKGKQLSTKACTKTRRIAAVRIHVERAIQRLKGFKILQGVLPITLASVADQTVTVCAALCNLMKPLVK from the exons ATGGTGAATCACAGTTGTTGTGCTTTTAATTGCTCAAATAGCACTTACAAAAAGAAACATGTTGAAAAACATCCAGAGCTAGAAAATATtgagttttttccttttcccccAGACAACAAAAGCAAGTATTATGTCGCAGGAATGACCGAACGAGAGCGGCGTATGCGGTGGATTGCAGCTTGTCGCCTGGATAGTCTCAATGTAACAAGGCACACCAGGATATGTTCGGCTCATTTTAAAGGTGGGCTTGGCCCCACAAAATCAAATCCTGTGCCCACGATATTTGACTTTCCCAAACATCTCcagcctaaaattcacaaaagtCGTACCAACCCTGATGAGCGGAGACATCGAAATGCAAAACCAGAGTTGAAGAAGGAAATAAATATGGAGCAGTCTGCCTCTTCGAAACAAGATGTTAGGGTGGAAGGAATGGATCTCAGctcagacaaaaataattgTACCTTTGAAGGAAACAGGAACCCAGATTGTCAGCCGGTATATGTAGATGCTGAGGTGCAAACTGATTTAACAACTTCTGACATACAATTCATGGACGAGTGCAAAGCAAGGCTAGAGAACAAGACTCAGCTGAAGAGAGAGATCTTTTTATTGAGGATGTCT CCATTtgctgaaaaaatgaaatattgggATGGCAAGAAAAAAACTGCGAGAGAAGCTTATCAG gAAGAAAAAGACCGAAAGAAGCCAGGGCCAAAACGACAAGTGCCGTTGTTTGCTGAGTTTATTTTAGTTATGGTGAGGCTTAGACTGGGCCTGTTGGTAGGTCACCTGGCTGACATTTATTCACTTTCTAAAGGATCGGTATCTAAAATCTTCACAACCTGGataaacatgctctaccatgtCTTCAAGGACATTCTGATTGCTTGGCCTACAATGCAACAAGTTAGGAGGCATCTACCAAAGAGTTTTGAAAAGTTTCCTCGAACAAGAGTAATTATAGACTGCAcagaaataaaaattcaaaaaccCACTGGCCCATCTGCACAAAAAGTTACCTGGAGCAATTATAAAAGCTCAAACACCTTTAATCTTCTAGTCGGAATTTCTCCCACTGGTGCTTTCACATTTGTCTCAAAACTGTGGTCAGGAGGTGTTTCAGACAGACACATCACAATGAAATCAGGTCTCATAGACAAATTGGAACCTAATGATGATTGTACGGCAGACAGGGGTTTTAACATAAGAGATTTGGTCACAAACAAAAGGGCCACTTTGAATATCCCTCCTTTCTCCAAAGGAAAGCAGCTTTCCACAAAAGCGTGTACGAAAACGCGACGTATTGCAGCTGTGAGGATACATGTTGAGAGGGCTATTCAAAGGTTGAAAGGTTTCAAGATCCTTCAGGGTGTTCTGCCGATCACCCTGGCTTCAGTGGCTGATCAAACTGTTACAGTGTGTGCTGCCCTTTGCAACTTAATGAAACCCTTAGTGAAATAA